The sequence TAAACAGGCATTCATATGAAGAAACCTTAGTAGAAACAGGGGAATAGAACGTCTACAATGTGCTCGCGTGGCAAACGTGCTTAAGCATCGGCCTAGGCATCAGATGCGTTTTGCTAGGCCGAGCATCCTGCCTCAGCCGAGGCAGGTCTACATAGgttacttgcctcctagtcgaATCAgctttttttaagaactgtcaaaacgaatttgaacgacttgctaatatggaatttatataaaATCGAATTGAacgacgtcacggtcaactcagttacttatttctacctgacttatgaaatagaaattggatttaaaaataactcctgtccatgtttttcttataattatctgatgctttatttcgtgcatggtataaaatattttattttaacaacagtcaagttccctattggaCGTTTGCCGCGTGAGCACAGTGCCTAGcgacgtgcctcgctctgtgtggacctggCTGATGGCTAAATAGAGGTTTTCGCTGTCCCAGTGGTCCCAAAATACTAAACCATGCCACCCTTCGTACTAAgtattaccacagtataataaagagtactatgatatcgtacagtatggccactcccgctcccagctgaaagtgccgcccacccctctcggttacctcacagttaccgcctgtcaaaaacgcgaacagtctacctgtcatatttcactcatacacgcatagtacgcgttcacctacacgagcttagactgtgttaggaacgcgcctctttcatattgacgaccggtctggcgcagacggtagtgaccctgcctgctacgccgcggtcccgggttcgaatcccggtaagggcatttgtttgtgtgatgagcacagatatttgttcctgagtcatggatgttttctatgtatttataattttatatattatatatatcgttgtctgagtacccacaacacaagccttcttgagcctaccgtgggcctcagtcaatctgtgtaagaatgtcctataatatttatttattttatatatttgatcgccagtgtccgaggtgggGTATTACATTACATACCTTAGTTAAAACAGCAGGGTTGAACGTCCACCGGTTGCCGCTAGGGTACGTAACCACGATATCGTGGTCTTCATCAATACCAACGACGGTACCAGTGGTGCCAAGGCACTCAAACATGCCATCCGTCCAGCCACCGTGACCGATTTGCAGCGATTGCACGATTTCGAGATCCAGGTCGACGTTCACCTGAAATTATAAGTTTAAATACTCattgtgttgtgttcctgccggtgagtaaggctgccagagctcaacgagggtgcggtgtgctggcgaTGAAAgaacctacggaactaatttgttccgtctttTGTCCTttaagtcgtcggcaacccgaaccctccttagaacttgtacactccttttttctgtgtacttaacacagcaaaagggagtgtacaagtttctaatgggtcggcaacgcggtGACGTGAatgataatatttgtttacagAAAATACCTGTGATAAAAGAAGCTAGTACTTATTTCATCATTCAGTTGAGCTCATTTAAATAGACAGTCATCTTCGGAAATATGTATCTACCTACATTTATGTGAGAATATTCAGTATCTGTTGCAATAAAAAGACAAAGTTGATAAGTTCAACAAAGTATGAAAAGATAACTTTGAGCAAAATTATTGCTTCAAAGCAAATTGCGAATAAATTTACCTGCATTTATGAAATTATGGCTTACAGCTCTTAATTAATAACGGGTTTGTTACAAACATAGATTATATGAAATTTTAAAAGTAGGTCCATACCTGATCACCAACTTGCAACCCGTGAGGGCCTGTGCGTCCGGGGCCTAGCTCTCCCAGTAGCGGAAGATGTTCTTTGTACACATTTTGACCTTTGACGTCATTCATAACCTGGAAACAAAAACACGGAAGATTTAATGttcaaaatgtattttttagaaTTAGagattataaataaacatattaaatatcgtcactacttttaaaaaaaacttgtatcttcgtctgtcaatgaaaataaaattgtagtaagtatgtatggaatgcatatagacttactgcgttttaactttgaggaacagcgtgagatacgagatttttaaaaagtagtgacgatatgtcttttAGAGCGGGCAagtatgagattttaaataCTGAAGTGCTCAAAAAgcactgggtacgtagccgaatggcacaaacactcacgaaatgctcacgaaacgaaacgcttgtagatatctatctctatcgctcttgcgtattggcgcgacagagccagactacctttcgcggcgtttcgttttcgttgcgCGTCGCAGCTATCagcgatagaaacgaacaaaaagtattgctcccgtgtaaataaaatagacGCGACGATGACGATGTTAGCGATGAGCTATAACCCCCatacttattcataaacgttcactaaagttatttaGTCGATAAAattcatttgtccctttccaacgtactggtgtgatagaaagggacaaacttcATTGGTTTGATAACttaagtgaacgtttatgaatagggGGGTAAATCACTCTATCTCTTTTATGTAGGTAATatactaaataaaatttatacctACGAGTCCTATGATACAGGCAGCAGCTCATAAAATGTTCCTATTAGCTAGTAAACTATTTCAATCTTAAAAATAGGTTGCATTTACCTTGAGATCAGCCATTCCCTCAAATCCAACTCTGTACAGGTTCTTAGCCCCATTGTCCCAGACCACATAAGCAGCGGACCGCGGACTGGCGGCCGACCAGTCTTGGATCTCATTGACTTTGCCTCTCCTGCCATTTCCACCATCTTGGTCTTCCCATTGCCAGTCCACCTTTAAATGGCATAAATGTGTTGTTAAAAAGACAGTTACACATGGCAACACTACTTCAATAAACATACAAGTCATAGCttaaatatgaaattaataggattagatttttaaaattgcAATCAGTTCTTACAAGACAATCacacaaattaatacaaagaacaatataaatataattatatagtatttatgtttgtataaggctttagaacagataccaaaagatattataatacttaatataaatgtCCAATGTAATATACTCTATTGGTGCATTTCACAAGAATGTCCCTTACAAAATGCTTTTGCATTATATGGCACCTAATTCTAATCAAATTTGTAAAGCTAGCTAGCtatactagccccgatgcaaaagagttcgtctagtaatacagaaatattttgtttattctaataacgtttacacatgtaggtatttcACGTCACAGTAGTGAGAATTGTAAAAgtactataatatagtttaattTGGTTGTAAAacaaaattgcatgtgacttatattgtaaaaaaaaatatttaaaaaaaatgttgtctcAATCACATTCTCCTCTCCTATAGCaattctgcatgcataggcttgaagatttgtttttagtttattaacagaacttagttacttcctttgggcccccttacatCTAACATGCAGTGtaatacccatccataaaagataaaataaaaatcgtcttttttttcctttcagtatcaatgttatttcttgtatttagatttagttattgtaaaataatgccataaaaaataaattagattagtattagcattaaacatcaatgatttttgaactaaggcattatttttgtacaaacaggagaacctcaaaaaacgGTCCGACGAGACGAAAACATATGCATCAGGGCTAGTACTATCAATTTGTTAGCCAAGTCATGAAATATTATCAGACACAAAATTGCTTTctcagaagtattagaagaattgtATTTCATAAGGGGCAGTCTCTTAAAATGCCCTTTACCTACTTTTGGAAGGCTGCACTAATATGTGATAAACTcataactaactaactagtatggcactgtgatccaaagaggatcttggcctccaaaacgagagcacgccacttatcccgatcctgcgcagcttcctgccaattatcggcttgtagctgacacagatccaccatcacgctgtctccccagcggtatctgggccgacccgccgggtggccaccagttggtcttcccagatacgccctcttggcagcccgatcctctcccattcttagtggccgaaccagcgaagtctgtgggatttGGTTACGCCGATGATGTTCGCTCAAACTCATAtggtgtcagatatttatgaggCCTACATTATGTACCATTTATTGTAGGTGACATCTCTTACCCCTCTAACAACCCTAGCCCCAGGGAATATTCCTCTAACAGCTTGCTTCTTGCTCTTGCGACGGGGCTCCACAAGGCAGCGTTGCGCACCTGGTGCACTGATGCGGTAGAACCTGTGACGCAGATGATGCTTGTCCCCATGGTAGCATACAGAACACAGATCATAGTTACTGCATTCAGCACACTTCCAGCGAATACCTGccaaaaaaattattattttaaaaaacataaTGAAGACAATGATTTTATTTGGGTTTCTAGTATCAATCTAattagtataattttttttaatgtaatattaaaaaaagtatCTACACAGCAGAATGATTTCTTATAAATATCCATTACTACTTTTAAGCAAAATGGTAATAATAGCTTGTATGGTGGTAGTAATTGGTGTAAAGTTAGTGTATATAAGAAAGTCAAATACCAATAAAGTTTATAACATCATAAATAGTTAATTTATGTCATTTGGATCTGAATACTTAAAATAAGCAAGATAAAGTTACCAAATATAGGTTGTTGCCGACAAGTATCACACATAGTTCCTTCATGTTTAACACCAGTGGGAGCACTGTCCAGGATCCTCAAGTCATATGCGCCTGAACACCTATAGTTCGCAGCAGTACCATTGTCCCACACCACCACTACCTCTTCTGGTGACTCAAAGTTTCTCACGGTACCTACATGCCCCTCCCCTCCATCCTGTAAACAGTTTGTAAACAAGTTATTAAATACATGATATCTGCTACATACTTTTGTATTTTACGCTTATATTTTAACATTATAGAAGAATAGGTTTAAAAGTAAAGAGTTTGAATATAAATATCGCAATTTTGACAATAACGGATACCATGAAAGAAAACTAGGAATGCATTGTAAAAAGATAACTTTCATTGTGTGTAACTAGCTGTTTACGCACATATACGTGAAGTTATATGAAGCCGCATTATGATAAATTGTATGTATATTCTATCGCAAGTGTTAAAGAGCTAAGCTGTTTTTATATATCTAAATAATAGTAAACTATAAACATCTCTGCAGCACCTGTTTGCCCCACTTCCAGTCTGGTCCCCGTATAACACGAGCTCCTACGCCTTCCATCATAAATCTAGTCGCCCTAGAAGACGTTGAAGAACCTGGAACACTAGGCTCCATTATGATGTTTAACTTTTCAGCTAAAATATAAGACAAAATAGTCGAGATGAAAACTGAAACGAAGCTCTTTTCTCATTGAAGATCTGACAACCTGACAAACGTCAAATCGGCTGACAATAACATACCGTTCAGAAATATTAATATGGCACAGGATTTTCGTTCAAAATTCTGTACATGGCAAGGTACGTCATGGGAATCCGTATCGTTTTTAACTATGCCTGGAATAGCATGGGAAGAATAGTGTTACCAGCGTtcattttttcagatttttcggaATAATCAGTATGTACAACGCTCCGTATTAATCAAGAATTCatatgtaaattgtaatatATTAAACAGATTGCAGCGCTGATTCAGTTCGGTTTTTAGTGGGACACTATTTagcatatatttaaaattgtaaacgGAACTTAATCacgtattactatgttttaaacactaacctccgacgtttcaaggacggcattgtccccgtggtctccgAGCAGATTGGTCTTTAAAAAATAgcaatacgcgattaagtcccgtttgcaatttttaatatgtataaaaatcgtgaaagtttaaatcactaTTTAGCATGTTGCATCGTTGTCAACATTAGTTTGAATATTCAAATTGGTGACGATAAATTGATTAAAGTAAATTGAAGCAGTTGTCTTTGAATATGTCTTGTATCATAGTcaacataataaatattttcttacgATCAAGCAAATCCATCTATCATTAATCAAGAACTTTAATAACTGAGGCGTTTAACATACAGTCGAAGAAATATTGGAAATTTTGTCAGCGCGATTCGTCAGCGAGTGTTCTATGGTGTTAAACCTTTTCCTTATGTCTCTGCATACATAACTATTCCGAATGCACAAACTATATTGTGGCACACCCAGTTCCGTAGTTAAATGcaccaaatttaattttacattcagAAAAGTCCAGTCACATCTATACTTTTCAAATCGTCCACTTTTTTTCTACTGTCAGAAATGGTTTGTTCTATGGCTGCTTTGTCACCAGACTACATTTTTTgcgattttttaaatacttaaccAGCAACCCCATATCCGTCAAACGAATGAGACGAATGGAAtatcaaaatgtcaaatttatTTGCGGAAATTGCGGAATCGTCCAGTTTCAggacaaaaataattatgaattatttCATTGACCAATCCACCGTTAAATTGAAGCTTTGAGCTTTATTTAGATTGAATAAAGTAGCTTTCGTTTGGCAGGAGTGGCGGCCGCGTAACTGGAAAGACATAACATGCAGTGGTTTTGTAATACGATTAGGTTTATAAGTTTACGGAAGTTTTAATGGGATATAGCTGTTATTGTTGCCGTGAAATTGAATTTAATGTATGAATAGTGTTGTTCTGTGGTTGTTATAAGCGTTCAAAATGTCTAACCATCGTAATAAATACGAGAAAGCAAGAAGACGTCTCGCCGCAGTGACTTTTCTGTCTAACATATCTCTGGACGGAACGTTCAAGGATACGGAATTATGTCACGTTGTTAAGAAGAGCGAGAAGTCGGAGAGCAAGGTCGTGGAGCTGGTGAATGGGGTGGAGAAGGATAGGGGATACGAGAGCGTCCGCCGCAAGGCGCCCCAGAGCCCGGCGCACCGCGTCCTTGATAACCATTCCGTGAGCTCTGACTCCGATCCCAATGCTAGCATTACTCCAGTCAAGGCTGCCAATCATGTGTTTAGAGAAAGGTAGGCTTTGAATATTCATATCATTTTATATTAACTTTTGTAGCCAATACTTAAACAGTATTGGGTATTCATTCTCATCTCTTTTTTTCTCATAtgataaaaatagttttttttttcagatgttCATCCGGGAATCAAGAGTCATTCAAAGAGAAACTTGTTAAGACCAAGAAAGTACACCTATCATCACTTACCGGCATCAATATTGATGATAAGAGCAGTTCGGAAAGCTTGAATTTTGGTAATTATCTTATCAATATAATCATATCAAAATCAAGACAAAAGATAACACATTTGAAATTTACACAATCAATGCTGTTTATATAATAAAGTGCTATGATAGATAATGGAGAATATTAGTAGATAAATAACATTCATTTGACATTGAGTGTGACTGTGATGAAAGATTAATGAACTATTTATCCAGATATAAACAATATGAAATATAGAAAACTTGACTTGTACACTCATCACTATGTATTTTTTCCGCTATCCCGCATTGGTGTGTGCTACCTGGAGGAAATTCTTTCTAAAGATCTGTGCTACACTCCGCCGGTTTACGCAATCATTTATTAGCCAGGTGCACACAGAGCGAGACATGTCGCGGGGCGATGTGCTCACACGGCAAATGGCCCATGTAGATGTTCCTTGCCTAGGTGTGCAGATTGCCGATAGGCgtgatttaataaatttaatctaTAACATTTCTTTCACATCCAGGTCGCTTCCGCACAAGCAGTACCTGCATCCCAGAAAACCAGGTTCACACAAAGGAGTTGCGATTCATTCGTCCCTTGACCAAAGGGGTGTCGTTCAGAGATGAAAGGCTGGCACTTGCGCCTAATTCCTGTGTGCCATGTGTTGTATTCAGTACTATACCATATTCGAAAACTGTCAGGAATCCTCGGTATGTATACATTTGTGACGTTTTCAAGTCTCTTTGTCTCATACAATACGGACGAAATTTGCTCATATCTTTATTCACCTGTTAGACCAACCTAATGCTTGACAATATTGCTATTGCTTGAGAGCAGCACATTAAACTAATTCTTAGAACGACCCACATTATTTATGCATGACATTACCTTTAACCTTGATATGCATATGTTGCAATTTAGATGTTTACGCAGCGAAACGCACGTGGTCCGCTAATTGGTCACGCGTATCGTGGCTGGGCGGCTCTATTTCTTAATGTTCattgatttaaattttttatcATTCTTTTTAGATCCGACCACAGAAAAGATGGCGGTCGTCGTCGCAACACTTCCGGTTCCGCAAGACCTCTCTCAGCTATCACTGACAATGGCGTGGATCCTTTCGATCTTCTTGGTTTGGAAAAAGAGGAAAACGGACAAGATATCTCCTATTCAAAACTGCTTGTACCGTCCCGAGTGTGTACTAGAGAGCAGTATAGAAAGATGTATGAAGGCGACTTCAGTGACAAAGCTAATTGGAAGCTGATGAACCGTAATCCTCATGTTATTGCC is a genomic window of Leguminivora glycinivorella isolate SPB_JAAS2020 chromosome 6, LegGlyc_1.1, whole genome shotgun sequence containing:
- the LOC125227349 gene encoding CDK5 and ABL1 enzyme substrate 2 — protein: MSNHRNKYEKARRRLAAVTFLSNISLDGTFKDTELCHVVKKSEKSESKVVELVNGVEKDRGYESVRRKAPQSPAHRVLDNHSVSSDSDPNASITPVKAANHVFRERCSSGNQESFKEKLVKTKKVHLSSLTGINIDDKSSSESLNFGRFRTSSTCIPENQVHTKELRFIRPLTKGVSFRDERLALAPNSCVPCVVFSTIPYSKTVRNPRSDHRKDGGRRRNTSGSARPLSAITDNGVDPFDLLGLEKEENGQDISYSKLLVPSRVCTREQYRKMYEGDFSDKANWKLMNRNPHVIARTKLLTRHKDKKWCFSYESSQRPQMAASPPLSTVDNKAFDWEEASMLTPKYVQYCPNVLDDPELIAGKHRTLLTFTSYMTSIIDYVRPQDLKKELNDKFREKFPHLKLTLSKLRSIKKEMRKIAKHDSGGIDLLSVAQAYVYFEKLILANLITKDNRKLCAGACLLLSAKLNDVKGETLKALIERIETTFRVNLKDLIKFEFAVLVALEFGLHVPPYEVFPHYQRLLHDS